Genomic segment of Streptomyces sp. NA02950:
GCGGCTACGAGGGGCTTGAAGCTCGCGCTTGCGTCCATGTTGGTCGGATCCTCGTCGGCTCCAGGGACCACGGGCGTGATCGCGGCCACCTTCGTGCTGCCCGTCGTGGTTGAGCCGCAGTGCCCGTCCGATGTTCTGCACGATCTCCGTCTACAGCCGGGGGTGTCGGTGAAGCAGCTCGCTTTCACCCCCGGGGCTCACCGGTGATGTCGGCAGCCTCCCCGAGCACGAGCACGGATACGACAAGGACCGGTGCACGCGATGGCCAGCATCGTCGGTGTCGCCTGCGAACTGCCGCGGGACCTCGCGCCGCGGTCACGAGGCCGAGGCTGGGACAGCGGGTCGCTGGGTATGACTCCAGGAGTGGTCGATACTGAGCTTCGTAGTCGCCCAACCGCCCGAGGCGGGAGCATGGCGGCCGGGCACCTGGGATAGCGTTCCTTTCACTCCGGGCGAGTGAGGGGGAAGTGGTGCAGGTTCAGGGACGTGGGCGTGTCGTCCGCCGGTGGATCGGGTTCGGGGCGATCGCGTTCGGGACGGTGTTCTTGGTCGTCGGGTTGATCCTGGCGGGGGTGTCGGTCTCGTTCCTGGCGGATGCGGAGCGTGCCCGGGGCACGGTGGTAGCGCTGGATTGGCGCAACGACGACCACGGCGCATCCGGCAAGGAGCGGGAGAACGACAAGCCCGCGGCATACCCGGTGGTCGAGTTCACGTCGGCGGACGGCGCGCGGAGGACGTTCCGGAGTTCGACGGGTTCCAATCCCCCCTCGTACGAGGAGGGTGACCGGGTCGAGGTGCTGTACCGCGCCGATTCCCCCGAGGACGCGCGGATCAACGGGTTCGCCTCGCTGTGGCTGCTGCCGCTGGTCTTCGGTGGGGTCGGGCTGGCGATGGCGGGGATCGGGACGGCCGTTGTCAGGGCGAGGCGGTGGCGTTCCTAGGCTGTGTGTTTAGTGGCGAACTGCGATGTACAAAATGGCCAACTGTGGCGCTCAGTGGCCGCACCCGCATGATGACGTCATGCCGCCCATTCGATGCCCAGCTCCCGCAGGGCGTCCAACTGCTCTCGGGTGAGCTTGTTGCGCCTCGATTTGGTGTTGGAGACCCACACATCCAGCTTCACGAGCACCGGTTCTCGCCGTTGACAGCGATCTTCTCAGCGTGCCCTCGTGGTACGGGCCGGTGGACGACTTCTCGGTCGACCCACTGCGTGAGGGCTGTCAGGTCTTGTTGGAACGCCTGCTGCGCCTTGCTCGGGCCCCTCCTTCGCTCGCGCGGCCGTCAGGGCGGGAGACGGCGCCTCAGCAGGCTGTACGCCCAGCCTGGACGCTCCTGCTGTTCGGTCGACAGCTGTGCCCAGGTGCCCGGCTTCTTCTGCTGCTTGAGCCACCGTCCGAGGTCGTCGCCGTCGAACCGCACGCCCGGCTGGATGTCGGGCAGCACACCGTCGGCTTCGGTATCGGCGAGGTCGGCGAGCACGCGGTAGTGCTGCTGCCAGTCCAGCGGCCACGGGCGGTTCCAGACGTGGGATCTGGAGGGGTGGGCGCCGGATGTGTCGTGGGACTACGCCCTGAACCCGGTCCTGGTCCCCGATCACCTGTGCAACTGGCACAAGCAGTAAACGGCTGGTGCAAGCGCGAAGGGCCCGCCCTCGCAGCAGCGGGCCCCTCGCTCAGAAGCTGTTTCAGAACCG
This window contains:
- a CDS encoding DUF3592 domain-containing protein, which codes for MVQVQGRGRVVRRWIGFGAIAFGTVFLVVGLILAGVSVSFLADAERARGTVVALDWRNDDHGASGKERENDKPAAYPVVEFTSADGARRTFRSSTGSNPPSYEEGDRVEVLYRADSPEDARINGFASLWLLPLVFGGVGLAMAGIGTAVVRARRWRS